TTATAGctgcttcttttgttttcaaaacaagtgtttattacattattgttaactatgaCAGACAATTGGGGAAAATCGTAAATGTTCAACAGAAGATTGAATTATGTTTGCAGAATTGTGGTACACTCACTTAATGgtatattatgcagccattaaaagttaaaaatacattaaagttaACAAAGCAAGATATAGCACTGCCTGTTATTAAAGGGAAAATTGTATACTAAATGAACTAAACCATGTGAAAGAAAACGAATAGGGAGGTAAATAGAGATAGAGAAATATATCAGGAAGGCATATGCTCACAATGGTGGaagctataaaaatatttctactttctacatctttctgatttttattacaaAGAAGATGTGCTGActatatttctttgatatttttaagagatttttttttttttagatttgaataatttattctaaCAAAAGTATAAAGTATGGAAAATTAGTGTCTATGAATCATTTCAGAGAGTAGAGCAAGTTTCACACTAGCAGATTTCAGATTTTAGCACctttgaaaagaaatattcagaGTTAAGACACGTGGCAACGCAGGCTGCAGGTGACCTACAGGGATACTCATCTGACTTCGGTGCCGTTCACATCACAGTGTGGTCATTTGGTTTTTTCCTCTACATTGTGAGAATGCCACAAAACACTTAAAGAGAACAAGGAGAGAGTTCACTGAATTCATGGCTGGTGGTTAGAGGATGAACTAGAGACAAAAGGAGAAAGGCCATAGGCTGAACTGCAAGTCAGATAGACAGTCCGAAGGCGCTGACGATGCAGTACATGGTCTTATTCTCCCATCGCACAGTGCAGCTCCCGTCAGTAGAGCTGTCCCAGAAGCAGGAACTTGCCGTGTGTAATCCAGCCCCATTCTTCTGCATGATTACACAGGTCACGATGTATTTAAACGGTTTTCCCAGCTTAGTGAGTTGGCTTAAAGTTTGTTCTACTACATTTGTGGTCCACTGGTTCACTTTGCTGTGTTGATAAGCGTTACCACCAATTGCGCTTTCTATAGCCTCTTTTACAATGTTGCTCACTTCATCAACAACAAAAGCAGTCTCCTCCGCAGCCTGGTAGTCTTCCATCTTTCCtccaagagatttttaaaacatttaagttaGCTTATTTTAGATATGAAAAGACTAAGAGCCATACAGCCAAAAATAATGACTCACATAGTTCTTAAAAGTCATCTTATAAATAACTGGGGTTAACCGAATATGGGCTAGGTATTAGATAATATTAGGAAATTATTTTTGGAGATGTATTAGTTGAAGCAGTTatagctgctttttaaaaaatcagtaatttcAAAGAAATAGCTCTGAAGACATTTAACACATACATCTTAATTTATACCTACAGATGAATATTGCCC
Above is a window of Macaca thibetana thibetana isolate TM-01 chromosome 2, ASM2454274v1, whole genome shotgun sequence DNA encoding:
- the LOC126949325 gene encoding dynein light chain Tctex-type 1, giving the protein MEDYQAAEETAFVVDEVSNIVKEAIESAIGGNAYQHSKVNQWTTNVVEQTLSQLTKLGKPFKYIVTCVIMQKNGAGLHTASSCFWDSSTDGSCTVRWENKTMYCIVSAFGLSI